The genomic interval CGCCAGCCCCGACTGGGCCGCCACCACGACTGCATCGACGATTAGCTTGCCCACGTAGGCGATCGCCGCCGGGAGTAGCCCCGCCACCAGTGTCAGCAGTCCCAGGGCCACCGTTAACCGCCAGTCAGTTTGCCACACCAGCTGAATTGCCCGCTGCCCATAGCGGTACATCCCCAGCGATTCGCCCAAATTGCGCCATGACGCCTTTTTCTTGGGGGGCGCAACCCGTTTTACCCGGTACTCACTCATTTTTCTACGATAGCGTTTGGTGAGTGGGTGAGTGGGTGAGTGGGTGAGTGTGGAGGTGAAGGTGTTACTGCATGATTGGGGTAGGGACTTGCCCTGAAAACAACGGCCTATTTTGAGCAAAAACTGCTGGAGAGACCTGAAATTCGGCGCGAATGGTGCGCTCTGGTTCTGCGGAATCCAAACAAAACAGTAGCTCAGCCCAATTGCCAAGGCTGCTTACGTTTCAAATTTTGGGTGGCTAAGGCAATGGCGGTACACCTATCCTGGTCGCAACAGCGACGGTGTCGTCCACAGAGGCAGCCTCGCCCCTTGGGTGCTCCGGCTGCACGCCGGTCAGGTACTCGGGGTGATTTAGCTCCCGCACTTTGAGCACAATTAAATACTCGTAAAACGCTTGGAGAGTACACCAGGCCAGCCCCGCCCGCCCGTCGCGCCAGCCGCCCAGGATAAACATCATATAGAGCCAGCGGGCCAGGGGCCGCAGGGGCAGCCGCAGCGAGAGATCTTTGAGGGCACGGCGGCGCTCGACTTCAGATTTGCCCCAAAGGAGGGCTTGCCAGTCCACCCTGCCGCTTTGCAACTGGCGCAGGGTTTCTGCCGCCTCGTCGGTGGAGTAGCGGTTGTGCTTGTCGATCCAGCGGCTGAGGCCTTTGCTGCAGGTGTAGTGGGGGTAGGTCTCGCGCAAAAAGTCGGTGGGGCCATCCACGACCTCGCGCTCAGTGTGGCCGTAGTCGTCAAACCACACCCTGTCCCGGCGCAGCAGCCTCAGCTGGTAGCGGGGAAACTGGGTGCTGCGGCGAATCCAGCGGCCCATGAACATGACTCGTTCGGCCACGTAATAGCCCACCCGGTCGCCCTGGGCGATCGCCGCCAGGCACTCGGCAAATAGCTCCGGCGTCATGCGCTCGTCGGCTTCGAGAATGTAGGCCCAGTCGTGGCGGCAGGGCAGGTTTTGCAGCATCCAAGTGCGCTGCTGGCCGTGGCTGGCGAAGGGGTGCTCGACAAAACGCACCGGATACTGGGTGGCGATCGCGCGGGTGCGATCGCTGCTGCAGGAGTCCACCACAATCACGTCATCGGAGAGCAGGGCCGACTCTATGCAGGCCGCGATATCCCGCTCTTCGTTGTGGGTCAGGATAAAAATAGTGAACATAGGCGCGACACATCCCAGCGGTAGACAGGAACTCTCCCTGCTCTAGGGAACCCAACTCGGGTCTTTAAACTGAAATTTACCCAACCCCGCGATCGTCAACCATTGTGTCAGCAGATCTTTACGCAGCCCTTACGGCCGCTCAGTCCCTCTCAAATTCATGTCTCGATTCAGCCACGCCCAAGCATCGTGGAAAAAAAAGGCAGCCATCGGCTGCCCTCTCGTGAGTGAGTAAGATTGATCCGTTGCTCAGTCGGTTAGCCTGCCTGTGCGGGTAGCCGTGACGGCTATCGTGCTCTAGGCAGGGCCAGGGGCTGTCATCAATCAGCTGCCAAACGCCCAGTAGTTAAGGGTCGCAACCCCTAGCCTGTCGTTTGGATGGGGCGTGGCAAAGCTTGATATACCGAGCTTTGGGCCACAATTGATGACATACTCTGGGGGACAGCGGTTTAGTCAATCGCGTCCTTCAGGGCGTCCTTGACGTCCTCTTTAGCGTGGGTGGCCTGGGCCTGGGCCTGCTTGGCCTCACCCTCGGCCTTGCCCCTGGTGTCGCCCGTCAGTTCAGCGGCAGCAGCCTGCATTTTGCCCTCAATGTTCTGGGCGGTAGCTTTAGCGCGATCTTCGATAGCCATAGGAAAAAGTCCTTAAACGCAAATCCTCCCCTACCGTAGGGCTAGACCCATCTATCGAGCACCTGCAGTGAGACCTAAGCCGGGCTCTGCTTTTGGGTAGAGATTCAGGTGGGGATATCCGCCTTGGGGGTGACCGCAAACCCGGCTCAATCCCGCGTTACACTGTTAAAAACCCGTAATTTGGGCGTCTTCGGTCCTATGAGTTTAGAGATTAAAGCCGTGCAGGCACCGTATGGCGATGCAATGTACCGCACGCCACCCCCAGACCTACCGTCGCTGCTGCTGAAGGAGCGGATTGTCTATCTGGGTCTGCCCCTGTTCTCGGGGGATGATATCAAGCAGCAGGTGGGCATCGACGTCACCGAGCTGATCATCGCCCAGCTGCTCTTCTTGCAGTTTGACGACCCCGACAAGCCCATTTTCTTCTACATCAACTCCACCGGCACCTCCTGGTACGACGGCAACATGATCGGCTACGACACCGAAGCCTTTGCCATCTGCGACACCATGAACTACATCAAGCCCCCGGTGCACACCATTTGCATCGGTCAGGCCATGGGGTCGGCGGCGGTGATTCTGGCGGCGGGTACCAAGGGTTACCGGGCCAGTTTGCCCCACGCCCGCATCGTGCTCAACCAGCCCCGCAGTGGGGCCCAGGGCCAGGCCACCGACATCGAGATTCGGGCTAAGGAAGTGCTCGACAACAAGCGATCGATGATGGACATCCTCGCCAAGAGCACCGGCAAGAGCCTGGAGCAGGTGATGCGCGACTCCGATCGCATGTTCTACATGAACCCCGAAGAAGCCAAGGAGTACGGCATTATTGACCGCGTGTTGGCCAGCCGCAAAGAGCTGCCAGCCCCTGCCGGAGCTGGGGTCTAGGGTTGACTCCAGGGGGCGCGATCGCCCCTGGTCCTGGCTCACCTGGTTCTGCCGTTTTCGTTTCAGGCAGGTTTCGTTTTTAGGTTATTCGTTTTAGGTAAAAGAGCACTATGCCCATCGGTACTCCCAAAGTCCCCTATCGTCTCCCCGGTAGCCAGTACTCCCAGTGGGTCGATATTTATACTCGCCTCAACCAGGAGCGAATTATCTTTCTCGGTCAGGAGGTGACCGACAGTCTGGCCAACTCCATTGTGGCGGCCATGCTGTACCTCGACTCCGATGACAACAGCAAGCCCATCTACCTCTACATCAACTCCCCCGGCGGGTCGGTGACGGCGGGAATGGCCATCTACGACACCATGCAGTACATCAAGTCTGATGTGGTCACCATCTGCCTCGGCCTGGCCGCCTCTATGGGGGCGTTTTTGCTGGCGGCGGGCAGCAAGGGCAAGCGGGTGGCCCTGCCCCATTCGCGGATTATGATTCACCAGCCCATGGGCGGTACCGGACGGCAGCGCCTCCAGGCCAGCGACATTGCGATCGAGGCCAAGGAGATTCTGCGGGTGCGTCAAGAACTCAACGAAATGATGTCTCGCCACACCGGGCGTTCGATTGAACAAATTCAAAAGGACACCGACCGCGACTACTTCATGTCGGCCGAGGAGGCCGTGGCCTACGGTCTAATCGACCGGGTGATTGAGGAGCGCACCCAGGAACTGGCGACCTCGGTGCCCTCGACCATCTAATTCGCTGCGCCATTTTCGTCCACAGTTGGCAGAATAGGGGCAGCACACGTACCTCTTGCTTAGAGTTGGCGAAATATGGCGCTGGCGCACTACTACCGCATCTTGGGTCTGAGAACCGGGGCCAGCTTTGGCGATGTCAAGCTGGCCTATCGCAATTTGGCCCGCCTCTACCACCCCGACACCAACCCGGGCGACCAGCTAGCCAAGGAAAAGTTTATTCAGGTCACCCAGGCCTACCAGGCCCTGGTGAATGCGCTGCCGCCCGAACCCGTCAAGGCCAGGCCCGCGCCCTCCCCCAGCCCGACTCCCGCCCCCCCAGCCGCTCCGCCCGTGTCACCCCCCGCTCCCCCGGTTCAGGCGGTGGAACCGGAGCAGCAGATCGAGCTGACGGTCAGCCCTACGCCAGGGGGCTCGGAGGCCGACCAGCAGCTCAAGGTGAACAGCTTCAAGCAGCTGCGATCGCTGCTCCAGGGGCAGCGCTTTCCCCGCGCGGTAGCCCTGGTGGAGGGGCTGGTGCAGCGCTTTCCCGAAGACCCAGAAATTCGCCAGTGGCACGCCATTACCTACTACCGCTGGGGTCATGACCTGCTCAACAATGGCAACTTCAAAAAGGCCGAAGCCTGCCTGAAGAAGGCTCGCCGGGTAGACCCCCAAAACCGCTCGCTGCGGCAGGCGCTGCACCACGACTTTCAGCGCCTCGAGTATCTGCGGCAGCGGCCCCTGGCCCAGGCCCAGTAGGGTCTGCCGCTACCTCTCTAACGCTTGAATAATGCTCTCAAACCACTGCTCAAATCGAGCGGCCAGGGCGTCGAGGGAATAGTCAGTTTCGGCCTGGCGGCGGCAGGCCTGGCGATCTAGCTGGTCAATCCGGGCGATCGCCGTTGCCAGCCCCGGCACGTCGTCTGGCGGCACCAGCCAGCCCGTCACTCCCGGCTGCACAATTTCGGCGGGGCCGCCCCGCGCGTAGGCAATTACCGGCACGCCGCAGGCCAGCGCCTCGATCGCCACGTTGCCAAAGGCCTCTACCCAGCGGGGCGTCATTACCAGGGCGCGGCATTGGCGCAGCACCTGCTGGAGTTCGGCGGTGGGCAAAAAGCCCAGGTAGCAGTCGGCGGCCTCAGGGAAGCGATCGCAGAGCCGCTGCCAGTAGTTGGCATCCTCCAGCTTGCCCAAAATTTTGAGCGGCACCTGGGCCATAGCGGCGGCTTCCAGGGCGTCCTCTAGCCCTTTTTCGGGAGAAATACGCCCCATCCAGGCGAGGGCCTCCCCAGGGGAAGCGCAAAAGTCGTACTGGGCTAAATCGATGGCGCTGCCCAGAATTACAAAGGTGTTGGCCACCCCAAAGGTGTCGGCCTGGGTGCGGGTGTAGGCCCCCAGCCGCCCTGGAAACTGCCGCGCCACCTGACGAATGGCCTCATCCATCGCCTCGCTGAGGGACCCCATGGTGACAAAGTGAGCCACCGGCGTGTCAAAGAACTCGCTCAGGTAGAAGGGCAGCCAGTCGTAGGCCAGGTTGACGATCAAATCAAACTCGCCCTGGTGCTGCCGGGCGTAGCGCCACAGGTTGCCCAGCACGCTGTCCCCAGGCAGCGTGATCGGGGTGTTGCGCCCCTGGGTGTGGGCCGTGGGCTGGAGCTGCCCGGCGACTTCCACTACGGGCACACCGGCCAGAGCAGACCCCTCCGGAGCCGCCACCGTGACCCGGTGCCCTCGCGCCCTTAGCCCCTGGCACAGGTTCTGCAAGGTCAGCTCCACGCCGCCCCCCAGGCCAGACCCCAGCGGCCCGACGGGAGTTGAGATCAGGAGTAGGCGACGGGTCGTGGGCATGGGCGTGGGCTGGTGTAGAAGGGCGGCGTGGGCGAAGGGCAGATCAGCCGGTCAAATCGAGGTCAGCTGGGCGGAATGCGATGGCTTTCTGGGGTCGGTTGCGAGCGATCGCCATCGTAGGTCGATTCCAGAACGGCGGGTTCGCTGGGGTAGGGAGCTGTAGGAATGCGGTTGAGCTGGGCTAAGGCCCACTGGGCCGTTTCCTGCACGCCGGGGTCCGCGTCCTGCGCCGCATGGGTCAGCATAGCGCTCAGCTGCACCACCGTATCGGTGATCCGGGTCAGATCGCGGATGGCGTTTTTGCGGACCTCGGGGCTGGAGTCCTGCAGCCCCAGGGCGAGGGCGCGGTGCATGGGCTTGAGGCTGCGGCTGCTGATTTCAGCCAGGGCCGCCAGAATCAGGCTTTTCTCCTGGGAATCGGCCTCCAGAAGCCGGTTGATCAGGGGCTGAATCGCATTGGAATGCCCCCGCTGGCCCAGTTCCCAAATGGCCTGACGACGCACTGAGCCATCGGCGCTGACCAGGTCCTGCACCAGCGAATCGACAATGTCTCCGGTGCTGAGGCGGGTGGTCGCCTCCAGGGGCAGATCGGCCCTGGCCGAAGCGGTGGGCTGGGGATCGGGTGAAGCGGAGCGATCGCCGCCGTCGGTTGTGCCCAGGTCGCTAGGGGCAGGGGCCCCATGCTGTGGCAGCGAGCCCACGGCTGGCGATCGCGTTTTGCCTTTCCCCAGCCACCGCCAACCCCCCAGGCAGCCAACCAGGGCCAGGCCCCCCAGCAGCCACCAGCTCAGACGCCCTGCTTGGCTGGGGACAGCCTCTGGGTTGGCGTCAGTCAGCTCAGGGGCATCCTCAGCAGGCTCAGGGGTAGATGCGGGGGTTTCCTCGGGGGCCGCTGCCGCCGTGGGCAACAGCACGGGGGGCTCGGGGGTGGTCGTGTCTACCGGGGTGAGCAGTTGAGGCGTGCTCATGCGCTCCCAGGTCGCCTGGTCGAGAGCTCCCGTAGCGGGTAGCCCGGCTCTGGTTTGAAAGGCCGCGATCGCAGCCTCCATCGCCTCCCCATAGCGCCCGTCCACCGGTCCCTGGTAAAGGCCCAGCAGCCGCATCTGCCGCTGGAGCATTGTCACCTCGTTGCCCTCGGCACCGGGTACCAGCAGCAAGGGGTTCGGTGCGGCGGTATCCGACTGAACGGGGACAGGGGCCTGGGCCAGCAAATCTGCGGTCAGGATGCCCTGGTTTGGCCAGGGGCTGCTCCACGACCAGGCCGGAGACACTTTCCCCGTCCAGGCCGACAGCCCCACAGTCAGGGCCAGGGCCAATGCACGACTGCCGCTGCGGCCACGCCGACTTGGTGGCAATAGGGTTCTAATGTTCATAACGGCCCATAGCTGGCGGCGAAGATTACCCAGTGCAGATGCCCCTAAAGTAACTTACCCCGCTGGGGATGACCCACGCACCCAGTCACGCCTTAGTCCGTCTCCACCGAAGAGGCCCCCGTCCCGTAGTTCAGCATCCACTGCCGCAGTTTTTGGGTCAGGCCATCCCGCTGGTTGATCAGGTAAATGCTGATCAGGGTAAAGCTCACCCCCAGCCACTGCAGCGAACTCAGGGTTTCGGCCAAAAACAGGTTGCCAAACAGCAGCGCAAATACCGGGGTCAAAAAGGTGAGGGCGCTGAGGCTGGTGAGGTTGCCCTGGGCGGCCAGAAAGAAGAAGATCCCGTAGGCCAGGGCGCTGCCAAACAGGGTCGAGTAGGCGATCGCGCCCCAGTCAAACCCGGTCAGCCCCTGCCAGGGCTGCACTTCCCCCAGAGCCGAGAGGCCGAATAGCGGCAGGCCGCCCAGCACCATGTGCCAGCCCGTCGCCACTACCGGGTCGGCGTGACGGCACACGTAGCGAATCAAAATCGTGCCCGTCGCCATCGACAGCGCCGCCAGCAGCATCAGCCACTCGCCCCCCTGAAGCAGGGTATTGAGGGCCGTGCCCCCGGTTAGCCAGGTAATGTCGCCCTGAAAAAGAGAAAAAATCCACTCGTCGGGCAGGCCCAGCAGACTGATGCCCGCGATCCCCCAGAGCAGGCCAAGCCAGCCCAGGGCACCGATGTGCTCGCCAAACAGGCCCCGCGCCATGACCGCCACCGCCAGGGGCTGGGAGTCGATCATCACCGAGCCCAGACCGGCCCCGGTGCGCTGCAGCCCCGCCGCCAGAAAGCCCTGAAAAAGGGTGCCATCGACCAGGGCAAAGAGCGCTATCCACAGCCAGCCCCGCCGGCTGATGGCCTGGGTTCGTCCCAGGCAAAGGCTGGCCAGCAGCACCACCGCCCCAGCCGGCACCAGACGCATCCCGGCCATGAAGAAGGGAGTGGTGTGGGGCATGGCCCCCTTCATCGCTACCATGGCGGTGCCCCACAAAAAGAACGGGGCAATCAGCACAATCGGGTTACGGGTGGCGGTGGAGGGGGGAGCAGAATCCATAGGGGGAGGGAAAGGAGGGTAAAGCGTTGACCTGGGGCCGTGGTTAAGCTGTCTTCCAAAGGGCGATCGCGGCGATCAGGCGTTGACCAAAGTTTTCTTTAAGGAATGTTAACGCAGTTTGGGCCTGGGTGCGGTCAGTTCCCCCCGCGCCAGGGGCAGCGCAAAACGCCCCTGGCGCGGGCCGGGGTGGTTTTGGCTACAATTGAAAGCTAGCCTCAAGTCCCCCAGGGGTTGGCTACTGTTTACTCTTCACTTCGTTTGGTTGGTTTTTACCCCTATGGTTTGGCCGTTTCCGCCCCGTTTTCGCAAGTCCATTGCCCGCATTGAGGTCACCGGCGTAATTGCCGCCGCCACCCGCAAGCGCGTGCTCGAAGCGCTCAAAGAGATTGAAGAAAAGCGCTTTCCAGCGCTGCTGCTGCGCATCGACAGCCCCGGCGGCACCGTAGGCGACTCCCAGGAGATCTACACCGCCCTGCAGCGGCTCAAGGACAAGCTCAAAATTGTCGCCAGCTTTGGCAATATCTCCGCCTCGGGTGGGGTCTACATCGGCATGGGGGCCGACCAGATCATGGCCAACCCCGGCACCATTACCGGCAGCATTGGCGTCATCTTACGGGGCAATAACCTGGAGCGCCTGCTCGACCGGGTGGGGGTGTCGTTTAAGGTGATCAAGTCTGGCCCCTACAAGGATATTCTGGCCTTCGATCGCGAGCTGACCGACTCCGAAAAAGGCATTCTGCAGGAGCTGATCGACGTCAGCTACGGGCAGTTTGTCAAAACCGTGGCCGAGGCCCGCCGCCTCAGCGAAGACACTGTTCGCAGCTTTGCCGACGGGCGCATTTTTACCGGCGAACAGGCCCTGCAGCTGGGGGTGGTCGATCGCCTGGGCAGTGAAGACGAGGCCCGTCGCTGGGCCGCTGAACTGGTGGGCCTCGACCCCGAAAAAACCGAGTGCATCACCTTTGAGGAGAAAAAACCGCTGCTGAAGCGGCTGGTGCCCGGCAACAGCAATGTCGGGCTGGTCGATGCTGCTGGCCTGCCCTACCCCCAACTGGCCGTGCCCGCCCTCAACGCCACCCTGGAGTGGCTGGAGTTTGAGCGCTCCACCAGCGGCCTGCCCCTGTGGCTGTATCGCCCCTAAGGGGCGTGCTTGACTAACCCTAAGGGGCGTGCTTGATCAACCCTGAGGGGCGTAGGGTGATCAACCCTGAGGGGCGTGCTTGATTAACCCTTAGGTGTGCCGCTGAATCAACCCCCAGGGCAGGGGGCAGATCTCTGGCCTGGTAGGATTAAGCGGTAAAATGCAGTCAATTCTCTGCCCTAGCCATTCGTAGCGATGCTGCTGGGGCTTTGAAGAATGACCTTTGGAGGTTTCAGCGTGGACTGGCGAGTGTGGGCAATTCGAGGAGCAGTGACGGTACCAGAAAACACCGAGGGGGCGATGCGGGAGGCGGTGACTGAACTGATCGATGCCCTCGAAGAGCGAAACCAACTGGACCCCAGCTGCATCATCAGCGCCACCTTTTCGGTCACCCGCGACCTGGATGCGGTGTTCCCCGCCGCGATCGCCCGCCAGCGCCCCCAGTGGGACAACGTCGCCCTGCTGGATGTCCAGCACATGCATGTGGAGGGCAGCCTGCCCTGCTGCATTCGCATTCTCATGCACGTACAGCTTCCCGCCCTCCACGACAAAATTCACCACGTCTACCTGCGCGGTGCCCGTGATCTGCGCCCCGACCTGGTCGTAACCGGTTAAACAGCCGTTAGGGGCACAGCTGGCTGTGCCCCTAACGGAATGTAGGCCCGACCCAGAATCAGTGCCGCTTCAGGCGAATGCCCAAAAACAAGTCGTAGAGAAACCCGAAGAAATCTTTCATCTGGAGCAGCCCCAGAGACTGGGGCGACCCTTTTTCGTCGAGCAACGGCTGCATCACTTCGTAGGTGGGCTTGTACTTGTACCAGGGCACCGAGGGCCACAGGTGGTGCACCAGGTGGTAGTTCTGGCCCATGATCAGCAGGTTGAGAATGGGGCTGGGGTAGACCCGGGCATTCTTCCAGCGATCGCGCTCCTGAAAGGGCCGATGGGGCAGGTAGTCAAAAAACAAACCCAGGGCAATGCCCACCACCAGGGCGGGCGAAAACCAGTAGTTGAAGATATAGCCCAGAAAGTCAAAGCGCCAGGCCGTAAAGACCAGCAGACCCACGGCAAAGCGGCCCAAAAACCACTCCAGCAGCTCCAAGTTGCGCCAGAGGCGACGCTTAAAGAAATAGATTTCGTGGTAGAAAAAACGGGCCGCAATCAGCCACAGTGGTCCGCCTGTGGAGACAAAATGGTCGGGATCGTTTTCGGGATCGTTGACGTGAGCGTGGTGCTGTAGATGCACCCGCGTGAAGACCGGAAACGAAAACCCCAAGATTAGGGCGCTACCGTGCCCCAGCAGGGCATTGATAGTCCGATTGCGGTGAGCCGAGTTGTGGCTGGCGTCGTGAATCACTGTCCCTGACAGGTGCAGAGATAGCACATTCATCAAAAAGACGCACCAGCTGGCCCAGTGCCAACAAAAATAGCCCACCGTAGACAGACTAATCAGTCCAACGGAGGCTACAAACATGAGAGTATTGGGACTCAGCCCACCCTCCGTTTTCAGGAGGTCGGGGGGGACCGTTCTTCGAATCGTCAGGGGCTCAGCTGCCGCCGACATGTTGCATCGCTCCTACACCAGTGTTTTCGGTAGTATACGTTACGACGCAGTAATAATAAAGTTTTGTGACACCAGCTCAGGCTTCCGGGTTCCAGCAGCAGGAGGCAGGACCAAAAGAGCGATACCTGTCCGCCTTTTTTGTTCTGTGGCGCATCCTCCGTAAAAACGCTGAGATTCTTGCTGGTTTTGGGGTTAAGCGTTAAGCCCCTCGGCATTCGTGCTACTATCCCTGTGCTTTACAGCTACCAGCCTGCGGGGTCAACCGGGGGTTTTCAGGGTAGCGTTTTACTCTCAGTAGAGGTCGTCTATGCCCCTGCGCAACTCTGTTCGCCGCACCAAAATTGTGGCCACCATCGGCCCCGCTACCCAAGATGCCGACGTGCTTCGGGCGCTGATCGAAGCTGGGGCCACCACCCTGCGGCTCAACTTTTCCCACGGCAGCCACGACGACCACCAGCGCAGCATTCGCCTGATTCGCCAAATTTCCTTTGAACTCAACCAGCCCGTGGGCATTTTGCAA from Leptolyngbya sp. KIOST-1 carries:
- a CDS encoding glycosyltransferase family 2 protein codes for the protein MFTIFILTHNEERDIAACIESALLSDDVIVVDSCSSDRTRAIATQYPVRFVEHPFASHGQQRTWMLQNLPCRHDWAYILEADERMTPELFAECLAAIAQGDRVGYYVAERVMFMGRWIRRSTQFPRYQLRLLRRDRVWFDDYGHTEREVVDGPTDFLRETYPHYTCSKGLSRWIDKHNRYSTDEAAETLRQLQSGRVDWQALLWGKSEVERRRALKDLSLRLPLRPLARWLYMMFILGGWRDGRAGLAWCTLQAFYEYLIVLKVRELNHPEYLTGVQPEHPRGEAASVDDTVAVATRIGVPPLP
- the sppA gene encoding signal peptide peptidase SppA gives rise to the protein MVWPFPPRFRKSIARIEVTGVIAAATRKRVLEALKEIEEKRFPALLLRIDSPGGTVGDSQEIYTALQRLKDKLKIVASFGNISASGGVYIGMGADQIMANPGTITGSIGVILRGNNLERLLDRVGVSFKVIKSGPYKDILAFDRELTDSEKGILQELIDVSYGQFVKTVAEARRLSEDTVRSFADGRIFTGEQALQLGVVDRLGSEDEARRWAAELVGLDPEKTECITFEEKKPLLKRLVPGNSNVGLVDAAGLPYPQLAVPALNATLEWLEFERSTSGLPLWLYRP
- a CDS encoding CsbD family protein — protein: MAIEDRAKATAQNIEGKMQAAAAELTGDTRGKAEGEAKQAQAQATHAKEDVKDALKDAID
- a CDS encoding DMT family transporter, whose protein sequence is MDSAPPSTATRNPIVLIAPFFLWGTAMVAMKGAMPHTTPFFMAGMRLVPAGAVVLLASLCLGRTQAISRRGWLWIALFALVDGTLFQGFLAAGLQRTGAGLGSVMIDSQPLAVAVMARGLFGEHIGALGWLGLLWGIAGISLLGLPDEWIFSLFQGDITWLTGGTALNTLLQGGEWLMLLAALSMATGTILIRYVCRHADPVVATGWHMVLGGLPLFGLSALGEVQPWQGLTGFDWGAIAYSTLFGSALAYGIFFFLAAQGNLTSLSALTFLTPVFALLFGNLFLAETLSSLQWLGVSFTLISIYLINQRDGLTQKLRQWMLNYGTGASSVETD
- a CDS encoding ATP-dependent Clp protease proteolytic subunit; amino-acid sequence: MPIGTPKVPYRLPGSQYSQWVDIYTRLNQERIIFLGQEVTDSLANSIVAAMLYLDSDDNSKPIYLYINSPGGSVTAGMAIYDTMQYIKSDVVTICLGLAASMGAFLLAAGSKGKRVALPHSRIMIHQPMGGTGRQRLQASDIAIEAKEILRVRQELNEMMSRHTGRSIEQIQKDTDRDYFMSAEEAVAYGLIDRVIEERTQELATSVPSTI
- a CDS encoding J domain-containing protein, with the translated sequence MALAHYYRILGLRTGASFGDVKLAYRNLARLYHPDTNPGDQLAKEKFIQVTQAYQALVNALPPEPVKARPAPSPSPTPAPPAAPPVSPPAPPVQAVEPEQQIELTVSPTPGGSEADQQLKVNSFKQLRSLLQGQRFPRAVALVEGLVQRFPEDPEIRQWHAITYYRWGHDLLNNGNFKKAEACLKKARRVDPQNRSLRQALHHDFQRLEYLRQRPLAQAQ
- the aroH gene encoding chorismate mutase, with the translated sequence MTFGGFSVDWRVWAIRGAVTVPENTEGAMREAVTELIDALEERNQLDPSCIISATFSVTRDLDAVFPAAIARQRPQWDNVALLDVQHMHVEGSLPCCIRILMHVQLPALHDKIHHVYLRGARDLRPDLVVTG
- the crtR gene encoding beta-carotene hydroxylase, which encodes MSAAAEPLTIRRTVPPDLLKTEGGLSPNTLMFVASVGLISLSTVGYFCWHWASWCVFLMNVLSLHLSGTVIHDASHNSAHRNRTINALLGHGSALILGFSFPVFTRVHLQHHAHVNDPENDPDHFVSTGGPLWLIAARFFYHEIYFFKRRLWRNLELLEWFLGRFAVGLLVFTAWRFDFLGYIFNYWFSPALVVGIALGLFFDYLPHRPFQERDRWKNARVYPSPILNLLIMGQNYHLVHHLWPSVPWYKYKPTYEVMQPLLDEKGSPQSLGLLQMKDFFGFLYDLFLGIRLKRH
- a CDS encoding glycosyltransferase family 4 protein — translated: MPTTRRLLLISTPVGPLGSGLGGGVELTLQNLCQGLRARGHRVTVAAPEGSALAGVPVVEVAGQLQPTAHTQGRNTPITLPGDSVLGNLWRYARQHQGEFDLIVNLAYDWLPFYLSEFFDTPVAHFVTMGSLSEAMDEAIRQVARQFPGRLGAYTRTQADTFGVANTFVILGSAIDLAQYDFCASPGEALAWMGRISPEKGLEDALEAAAMAQVPLKILGKLEDANYWQRLCDRFPEAADCYLGFLPTAELQQVLRQCRALVMTPRWVEAFGNVAIEALACGVPVIAYARGGPAEIVQPGVTGWLVPPDDVPGLATAIARIDQLDRQACRRQAETDYSLDALAARFEQWFESIIQALER
- a CDS encoding peptidoglycan-binding protein, yielding MNIRTLLPPSRRGRSGSRALALALTVGLSAWTGKVSPAWSWSSPWPNQGILTADLLAQAPVPVQSDTAAPNPLLLVPGAEGNEVTMLQRQMRLLGLYQGPVDGRYGEAMEAAIAAFQTRAGLPATGALDQATWERMSTPQLLTPVDTTTPEPPVLLPTAAAAPEETPASTPEPAEDAPELTDANPEAVPSQAGRLSWWLLGGLALVGCLGGWRWLGKGKTRSPAVGSLPQHGAPAPSDLGTTDGGDRSASPDPQPTASARADLPLEATTRLSTGDIVDSLVQDLVSADGSVRRQAIWELGQRGHSNAIQPLINRLLEADSQEKSLILAALAEISSRSLKPMHRALALGLQDSSPEVRKNAIRDLTRITDTVVQLSAMLTHAAQDADPGVQETAQWALAQLNRIPTAPYPSEPAVLESTYDGDRSQPTPESHRIPPS
- a CDS encoding ATP-dependent Clp protease proteolytic subunit, whose protein sequence is MSLEIKAVQAPYGDAMYRTPPPDLPSLLLKERIVYLGLPLFSGDDIKQQVGIDVTELIIAQLLFLQFDDPDKPIFFYINSTGTSWYDGNMIGYDTEAFAICDTMNYIKPPVHTICIGQAMGSAAVILAAGTKGYRASLPHARIVLNQPRSGAQGQATDIEIRAKEVLDNKRSMMDILAKSTGKSLEQVMRDSDRMFYMNPEEAKEYGIIDRVLASRKELPAPAGAGV